GTACAGGTAATCGGTCTGCGGCGAATCGTCGTCGAGCGCGCCGCGCACGCTGAGCTGCAGCAGGTCGATGGCGTGGAGCCGGCGGTCGTCGTGGCGCACGCTGGTGCCGAGTTCGGCCACGTCGAATTTCTGCTTGGACAACAGCACGCCCAGGCCCTGCAGGCGCGAGCTTTCCTTGACCAGGTGCAGCCAGCTCTGCACGCGCCAGGCATCGGAATTGACGAACTTCCAGTCCAGGCCCAGCGCGCTCTGCTGGGTCGGGCCCTGGATGTCGAGCGCGGCGAACGCGCCGTTGTCGAGGTTGACCACGCTGCGCGTGTACGACGCGCTGGCGCTGAGGCCGTCGACGCCGGCGATCGGCACCTGGTAGGCGAGACTGCCCTGCCAGGTATTGGCCGGATCCAGCGCATAGGCGTAGCTGGCGGACAGGTGGTCGCCCAGGCCCAGCGGGTTGTTCCAGTCCACACCCACCTGGGCGCGGTAGCGGCCGATGCTCGGGGTGCCGTAGTTGCTGGCGCCGACGCTGACCTGCAGCGGCCGTTCCTCGCGCGCCTGGATCACCACGTCGGTCTCGCCGGGGTTGGCGCCGGGCTTGAGCACGGAGGTGGCGGAAACGCCCGGCAGGTCGCGGGCATACAGCAGCGCCGACTGCAGATCTTGCTGGCGCAGGATCTGGCCCTGCAGGGCCAGGGCAGGGCTGGCGATCAGGCGGTCGTCGTAGCGGCGCGCGCCCTCGACGGTGATCTTGCCGATCCGGCCTTCGACCACGCGGATCTCGACCACCTGGTCCGGCCCCAGGGTCTGCACCGGCAGATACGCGCGGGCGACCAGGAAGCCGGCGTCGCGATAGGCCTGGGTCAGCGTGTCGGCGATCTGCTGCAGCTGCGCGAAGCTGAGCCGGGCCGGTAGCGTGCCGCCGCCGAGCGCGCGCAGGCGGGCGTCGGCCAGGGCCTGCAGGCGCGCCGGGTCGATCCGCTCGCGCGGATGCGCGCCGACGCCGGTTACCCGGATCGCCTGCACCGCGATCGGCGCCGCCGCGTTGGTGGTGATGCCGGCGGCCGGGGCGGCCTCTTGGGCAAGTGCCGTCGCGCAGGTCAGGGTCAAGGCCAGGCCGGCGGCCCACGGGAGCGCAAACAGCGCATTCGCCAGCGTGCTTGGGCGCGGGCGGCAGGAGATCGTCATGATGTTAAGGCGGCGTTAGGATTGAGGCTCGCGCACTGTAGCCTTCCCGCCGCGGGTCAATCTGAGCAAATCTGAGCGCGCAATCACTCTTTGCAGCGTCCCCCGACACGGTGTCGGGGAAACACCGACACCCCGCAGCGCCCCGCAACGTCAATCAGTGAGCAGATACCCGGGATCCGAGGCAGCCTACGCCCGGTGTAGGCCAAATGCCCATGTCTGGCGTGGTGGTGCCAGCGGACGGTCGCTCAGGCGGCGGTGGCGCACTGCGCGTCGCGCAGCGCCTGCCGATACGCCTTGGCGGTGGCGTCGTTGTAGGCCACCAGGATGATCCGCTTCGGCACCGCGTGCGCGCGCTGCCAGGCGTCGGTCTCGGCGACCGCGATGCGCGCGGCCTGATGCAGCGGGTAGCCGTAGACGCCGCAGCTGATCGCCGGGAACGCCACCGAGTGCAGGCCCATCTGTTCGGCCAGGCGCAGCGTGCGCCAGTAGCAGTTGGCGAGCAGGGCCGGTTCGTTGTGGGCGCCGTCGCGCCACACCGGCCCGACGGTATGCAGCACATGCCGCGCCTTGAGCCGATGGCCCGCGGTGGCGCGCACCTCGCCGACCGGACAGCGCACGCCCGGCTTGAGTTCCGGCAGGCGCCGGCATTCTTCCAGCAATTCCGGGCCGGCGGCACGGTGGATGGCGCCGTCCACGCCGCCACCACCGAGCAGGGACTCGTTGGCGGCGTTGACGATCGCGTCCACGTCGAGCTGGGTGATGTCGCCTTGCCAGATTTCGATCTTCATGCGCCGATCTTTAGGGGAGCCGAATGATGGATGCGTGAGGGTGTTTCCACCGCCGCCGCGCGCTGCCACGGCCGCTTAACCGGCCAGCGGCAAGACTGACGCGCCTCCATCTCAGCACCTGCGACATGAACCCGAACCCGCCGCCGCCACAGGTCGCCGAGGCCCTCGCCCAGGGCCAGATCATCAAGGCGATCAAGCTGCTGCGCGCGCACAGCGGCATGGACCTGCGCAGTGCGAAGGAGCAGGTCGATGCCTGGCTGCTGGCCGGCGCGGCGCGCTCGGTGACGGAGTTGCTCGACCGCCACGCGTCCACTGCCGCGGCAGGCGCGATACCGGCAACGTCGGCCCCGGCGCAAACGCCGACCGAGGAACGGCGCCTGCCACCGGCGGCGGAACTGGCGCTGCTTCGCGGCGAGCGGCGCAAGGCGGCCAAGCTGGTGTTCGAGCAGTATCCGGACATGTCGCTGCGCGAGGCGCTGGAGATGGTGCAGCGGCATCTGCGCTCGGCACCGACGCTGGGCACCGCCTCGACCGTGGTCGCCGGCGACCGCGGCGGCGCCTGGCGTTGGGTGCTGCTGGCGCTGCTGCTGGCCGCGGCGGCGGCCTGGTGGCTGGCACGCTGAGGCGTGCCGCCCGGGCCGGTGGCTACAGCCAGCGCGCGACCTGCGTGCAGTAGCGCGCATAGGCGCTGCCGAAGCGCTCGCGCAGGCGCGCTTCCTCGTAGGGGATCACCACCCACTGCAAGGCCAGCAACGGCAAGGGCAGCAACAGCGCCGACCACGGCCAGCCGATCTGCACGCTCAGGCCGAGGTAGCTCAGGGTCAGGCTGACGTACATCGGGTTGCGGGTCAGCCGGTACGGGCCGTGGCAGACCAGGTGCGAGGGCGCGCGCTCGGGCAGCAGGGTGGTGCGGTCGCGTGCGAACAGCACGAAGCACCAGCACGCCAGCAGCAGGCCGGCGAGCGCGACCACACCGCCGCCCAGTTGCAGCCAGGCCAGTGCGGCGCCCTGCGGCAGCGGGAGCGGCAGCGCGTGCTGCAGGCTGGCGCCGAGCAGCAGCGCCAGCAGGAAGTGCGCCGGGGAGGTCGTGCGGACCAGCAACGGCACGCGCGCCTGTGCGCGCGCAGGCGCTTGCTCGGTTCGGTCGGTTCGTTCGTGCATGCGGTCCTTGCCTGGTTCGGTTACGGCCGCGCAAGTTTACGCGGCTGCCCCCGGCGGACGCGCGCGAGCGCGTCACGAATGGGCACGGGCGCGACCCGGCAGCGCCTCGTCGTGCGTGGCAGTGCGCGCAAACCCGATTACCCTAGCGCCCGCGCGGCACGTCGCCGGCGCTTGCGTTTCGACGTGTCGCGTCGTTCCGCGTCGATCGCGCCCGACGCGCCGGTCGTTTCCCTTTCCGCCACCCACTGTCCCGCCTCATGCCAATCGCTTCCGCCAGCACCGCCACCATCCCGCGTCGCCGGGTCATCCTCGAGGACGACATCGACGGCTTCACCCCTGCGCAGCTGCTGTTGCTGCAATCGCCGGAGGTCGAGGTGCTCGGCATCTCGGTGGTCAGCGGCAACATCTGGCGCGACGAGGCGCTGGCGCATACGCGCCGTCTGCTGGAAATCGCCGGGCGCGGCGAGGTGCCGGTGCTGCCCGGCCCGGTGTTCCCGCTGCTCAACAGCGAACTGGCCACCGAGCGCTGGGAGGCGCTGTACGGCAAGTTGCTGTGGAAGGGCGCGTGGACCCGGCAATGGGTCGAGCACGACACCGTGCAGAGCGCGCCGCGCTACCACGCGCACGACGTGGTCCCGGACCTGCCGCTGGGCAATCCCACGGTGGTGCAGGCGGCCAGCGAGCCGGCGGCGCTGTTCATGATCCGCAAGGTGCGCGAGTTCCCCGGCGAGGTCAGCATCGTCGCCACCGGGCCGTTGACCAACCTGGCCCTGGCGCAGCGGCTCGACCCCGAGTTCGCAAGCCTGGCCAAGGAACTGGTGTACATGGGCGGCAGCCTCAATCCGCGGCAGCGCCGCGACAGCGTGTCGGCGGCGCAGTTCGCGCGCGAGTTCGTCAATTCGCCGCGGCGCGAGTTCAACATCCGCTGGGATCCGGAGGCAGCCAGCATCGTGATGCGTGCGCCGTGGCGGCGCATGGTGATGGTGCCGGTGGATCCGTCCACCGCCACCGAACTGACCCCGCAGCTGCTGGCGCGGATGAGCGCGGCCGACACGCCGATCGGCCACGCGCTGCGCCGGCGCGAGCCGGGCTTCCCGATGTGGGACGAACTGGCCACCGCGGTGTGGCTGCGCCCGGAACTGGCCACGGTCAGCGAGACCCTGTACGTGGACACCAACACCGAGTTCGGCGCCGGCTACGGCGACATCCTGTCGTGGGCGCCGGGCTACCAGCCGGGCCTGGGCGAACAGGCGCAGCAGGTGGTGCGCGAGGTCGACGTGGACGCGATCGAACAGTTGCTGGTGGAGCGCCTGACCGCGCCGCAGCCGCCGGCGCTGGGCGCGCCGCTGCCTGCGTAGGGCGGGCCATCGGCCCACGGCCGGTCGGGCGCTGCGCTGCGTGACGCTGGCGCCGTCCGCGCCAGGCCGAAGGGTGACGGACGCGTCGCTGGAGGACATGCCCGCTGCTCGGGCGGGTTGCGCGAACCGCGCGTTGCAGGCGACGCTGGCGATCGACAGCGTGCACCGTTCCCCCTCCATCGAGACGAGCTCATGCAGATCCCAGCGACCTGGCAGGCCGGTATCCAGCGCAACGCCGAGCTGCTGCGCGGCTACGCGCACCTGCTGCAGGACTTCGCGGCGCCGCCGCCACCGCCAGCGTCGCAGGAGGGCGGGGTCGTCGCGCCAATGGTGGCGGCCACGCGCGCCGACGGCAGCGCCGCACGGCGACACGCGCAGCAGGCGCTAGCGCAGATCGACCGCGGCAATGCGCAGTTGTGCGCGGTGACGCGGCCGCTGCCGGCGCGCGCCGAGGCCGATGCGGCGCGCGTGCAGGCGGCATTGGCCGGTGGCGGCGACGGCGGTGCGCTGGCCGGGGTGCCGTTCGTGGTCAAGGACCTGTTCGATGTCGCCGGCTTGGCGACCACCGCCGGCGCCGCGCTGCGCGCCGACGCGGCGCCGGCCACGTGCGATGCGGCGGTGCTGCGGCGCCTGACCGAGGCCGGCGCAGTGCTGGTCGGCACCGCCAACATGGACGAGTTCGCCTACGGCTTCGCCACGGTCAACGCGCACTACGGCACCACCACCAATCCGCACGATCCGCAGCGTCTGGCCGGCGGTTCCTCCGGCGGCTCGGCGGCGGCGGTGGCGGCGCGCTGGGTGCCGTTCGCGCTGGGCTCGGACACCAACGGCTCGATCCGTGTGCCGGCGGCGCTGTGCGGCATCTACGGCCTGCGCCCGAGCCATGGCAGCCTGGCGATGGACGGCGTGTTCCCGTTCGTCGAGGCCTTCGACGTGGTCGGGCCGTTCGCGACCACGGTCGCCGACCTGCGTGTGGTGTACGAGGCCATGCGTGGGCAGCCGCTGCCGTCGCGGGACGCCGTCGGCTTGCGCGTGGCGCGCCTGGACGGCTGGTTCCGACGCAATCTCGATCCGGAACTGGACGCCGGCCTGGCCGCGCTGCACGACGCGCTGGGCGGCAACGCCTGGCGCGAACTGCCGCAGGCCGAACGCGCCCGCGCGGCGGCGTTCGTGATGACCGCGGCCGAGGGCGGCTATCGCCATCGCCAGGCGCTGGCCGCGCATGGCGACCGCTTCGATCCGGCCACGCGCGATCGCCTGCTCGCCGGGCTGCAACTGCCGGCCGCGGCCATCGCCGATGCGCAGCGCTTCGGCGCCTGGTTCGCCGAGGCGATGCAGCGCCTGTGGGACGAGGTCGACGTGCTGCTGGCGCCGGCCACGCCGTGCGCGGCACCGCGCATCGACCAGGAGACGATCCAGATCGACGGCGCGGCGGTGTCGGCGCGCGCCAATCTCGGCGTGTTCACCCAGCCGCTGGGCCTGGCGCGTTGCCCGGTGCTGGCCGCACCGCTGTACCGCCCGGGGCAGTTGCCGCTGGGCGTGCAACTGATCGCTGCGCCAGGGCGCGAGGACCGCCTGTTCGCGCTCGCCGCGCAACTGGAACGCGCCGGCCTGATCGGCGCGACCCCGCCGTCGCTGGAGCCGCGCTGATGCTGCACACCCTGCGGTCGCGGCGCGGCATGGTGGTCGCCCCGCATCATCTCGCCGCGCAGGCCGGGCGCGACGTGCTGCGCGACGGCGGCACCGCGGTGGAGGCGGCGGTGGCGACCGCAGCCTGCCTGGCGGTGGTCTATCCGCACATGACCGGCATCGGCGGCGACGGCTTCTGGCTGATCGCCGAACCGGACGGCCGCGTGCATGCGATCGACGCCTGCGGCCGCGCCGCGCAGGGCGCCACGCTGCAGCACTATGCCGGGCAGGCGGCGATTCCATGGCGCGGTCCGGGCGCGGCCAACACCGTCGCCGGCACCGTGTCCGGCTGGGCGCTGGCCCTGCGCCAGAGCGAGGCGCGGCTGCCGCTGGCGCGCCTGCTCGACGACGCCATCCAGCATGCCGCGGCCGGCGTGCCGGTCACCCTCGGCGGCAGTGCCGTCGCCGCGACCAAAGGCGCCGAACTGCGCGCCCAGCCCGGTGCCTACGCGGCGATCTTCGAGGCCGCCGGGCGGCCGCTGCGCGAGGGCGAACTGCTGCGCCAGCCGCAACTGGCCGCCACCCTGCAGCGCCTGGCCGCGGCCGGCCTGGACGATTTCTACCGCGGCGCGCTCGCCGCCGACCTCGCCGCCGATCTGCAGGCGCTAGGCAGCCCGCTGCGCGCCGCCGATCTGGCCGCGCACCAGGCCGAGGCCAGCGTGCCGCTGTCGGTTGCGGTCGCCGGCGCGCGCCTGTACAACCACGCGCCGCCGACCCAGGGCCTGGCCTCGCTGCTGATCCTGGCGCTGTTCGACCGCCTGGCCGTGGACCGGGCCGATGGCTACGCGCACCTGCACGGCCTGGTCGAAGCGACCAAGCAGGCGTTCCTGATCCGCGATGCGCACGTCGGCGACCCGGCCTGGATGACCCTGGACGCGCAGGCGCTGCTCGACGATGCCGGTGCGCTCGACGCGATGGCCGCGCGCATCGATCCGGCGCGCGCGCTGCCGTGGCCGCAGCCGTCGCAGGCCGGCGACACCGTCTGGTTCGGTGCGATCGACGGCGCCGGCCGTGCGGTCAGCTGCATCCAGTCCACCTATTTCGAATTCGGTTCCGGGCTGGTGCTGCCGCGCAGCGGCATCGTCTGGCAGAACCGCGGCTGCAGCTTCCGTCTCGCGGCCGACGGCTGGAACGCGCTGGCGCCCGGGCGCAAACCCTTCCATACGCTCAATCCGGCGCTGGCACGTTTCGACGACGGCCGGCTGATGGCCTACGGCACCATGGGCGGCGAAGGCCAGCCGCAGACCCAGGCGGCGCTGTTCAGCCGCTACGCCCGGTTCGGCGTGCCGCTGCAGCAGGCGGTCAGCGCGCCGCGGTGGCTGCTCGGCCGCACCTGGGGCGAGGACAGCACCACGCTGAAACTGGAGGATCGCTTCGACCCCGCCGTGGTGCAGGCCTTGCGCGCGGCCGGGCACGTGGTCGAACTGCTGCCGCCGTTCACCGCGGTGATGGGCCACGCCGGCGCGCTGGTGCGCGAGGCCGACGGCACCTTGAGCGGCGCCAGCGACCCGCGCAGCGATGGGGCGGTGGCAGGGTGGTAGGCGCGTTGCCTGCTGCCGATGCCGGCATGCACGCCGGCCGCGACGCCCTGATGCGTGCCAGCGCGCTGGTGCATGCGGCGATGACCGATCCGCAGGGCGGGACCGCGGCGTTGATGCAGGCCGAGTCGCTGCTGCTGGCCGCGCTGGCGGCAGCGCCGGACGATGCCGCACTGCTCACCGGCCTGGGGGCGGTGCAGTGCGACCTGGGGCGCTACGCCGAGGCGGTCGACGCGTTGCAGCGCGCCGTGCGGCTGCAGTCGGACGACCGCCACACCTATTTCAATCTCGGCGTGGCGCTGCTCAACCGCGGCGACGGCGCGCAGGCGATGCAGCGGTTTCGGCAGGCGGGCACGCGGGCGGGGTTGGCGGCGACCTGGGAAGCCTATTTCGATCCGCAGGCGCAATGAGCCGCGGCGTGCGCACGGCCATCCACGTCTGCGTCGCACCACCGCGCACGCCACGCCGGCGGGAGCGCTTCCGTACCATGGCCCTGGCGCGCCGCTCTCGCCGCATCCGCGCCGCGTGTTGGGTACACAGGGACTTCGAGCCGCCATGCTGACCTTTTCCCGCTTCACCCGTTATTTCATGGAAGTGGCGCACTGGCGCAGCATCCGCCGCGCCTCCGAGGCGCTGCACGTGTCGGCGTCGGCGATCGACCGGCAGATCCTCAAGGCCGAGCAGGAGCTGGGCGTGCAGTTGTTCGAGCGCTTGCCGGGTGGCCTGCGCCTGACCAGCGCCGGCGAATTGCTGCTGGTGGACATGCGGCGCTGGGAGAAGAGCTACCAGCGCACGCTGGAACTGTTCGACGAACTGAAGGGGCTGCGCCGCGGCCACGTCGAGATCGCGATGATCGATGCCTTGAGCGAGGGCATCGTGGTCGATGCCCTGGCGCACCTGATCGACGCGCACCCGGGCCTGACCTTCAACCTGCAGACCGAGGACAACCAGAAGGTCGCCGACAAGGTCGTCGCCGCGGAGGTGGATGTCGGGCTGTTGCTGGATCCGGTCAGCGGCATCGACCTGGAGGTGGTCGCCTTCGCCGAGATCCCGCTGGGCCTTTGCATGCCGGTGGGGCATCCGCTCAGCGGCAGGGCGAGCCTGCAGTTGAACGACCTGCTCGGCGAGCATCGCCTGCTGCTGCCGGCGGCGCCGCTGATCGTCAACGAGCATGCCAAGGCGGTGTACCAGCGCCAGCACATCGACACGCGCCGCTGCATCCGCTGCAACGACGTGCGCACGCTGCGCGCGCTGGTGCGCCAGGGCGTCGGCGTGGGCCTGCTGTCGCAACTGGACGTGCTCGCCGACCTGGCCGACGGGCGCCTGGCATTCGTGCCCTTGCGCGAGGGCCTGGCCAGGCCAATGACGCTGGCGCTGTGCGTGGCGCCGCAGCGACAACTGTCCAGGGCGGCGCAGGCCATGCTCAAGGTGTTGGCGCCGCGGGTGGAAGCGATCCTGGAGCCGCGCACGGGTGTGTAGCGCCTAGCCCCTCTCCCATCGGGGCGACAGGGTGCGTCTTGCGCGTCACTGACGCGCGCAACCTGGGTGCACGAGGCTGCGCCCGTACCCTCATCCGCCCCTTCGGGGCACCTTCTCCCGATGGGAGAAGGGAAGCGTCTAGCCCCTCTCCCATCGGGAGAGGGGTTGGGGTGAGGGTCCGGCGCGAAAGCGACTCGTGGAGCCCGGGTGCACGAGGCTGCGTCCGTACCCTCATCCGCCCCTGCGGGGCACCTTCTCCCGGGGGGAGAAGGGAGGCGCCTAGCCCCTCTCCCACCGGGAGAGGGGTTGGGGTGAGGGTCCGGCCCAGCGGTGTCGGCAATGAGGCGCCGCAAGTGGTATCTGCACCCGTTGCATTTTTTGCAATGCATCCACGCGAAAACGGCGTTTGCCTGCATTTGTGGCGCTTCGTATAGTCCCTACGACCGCTGCGAATCGTCGTTTTGAACCGCCAATCCATTGAATTTAAATGGATTTATGGCGGTTGGTGCCCGCCAGCGCTCGCTTCTTTCTTCCTTCGTGACCGTGCCATGTTCGCCAGCCACGTCCCTCCCGCCGCCACGGCGCCTGCACCGGCCACGGCCTTGACGCCGCCGATGGCCAGCGCGGGCCTGCGCGCGGTCGCGCGCTGCGACGCGCTCGGCGTGGCGCCCTACAGCGACACCGCGCGCGGCCTGTTCCGCGGCTGGCTCAGCCCGGCGCATCGCGCCGCCGTGGCGGCGGTGGCGGCTTGGATGGGCGAGGCCGGCCTGCACACCCGCATCGACCCGGCCGGCAATCTGCTCGGTCGCTACGAAGGCGTCGTCGCGCAGGCGCCGGCGCTGCTGATCGGCAGCCACCTGGACAGCGTGCGCGACGCCGGCCGCTACGATGGCCCGCTCGGGATCATGCTCGGCATCGAATGCGTGGCCGCGCTGCACGCGCAGGGTCGGCGGCTGCCGTTCGCCATCGAGGTGATCGCCTTCGGCGACGAGGAAGGCTCGCGCTTCCCGGCATCGATGCTGAGCAGCCGCGCGGTGGCTGGCACGCTGGATCCGGCGGCCCTGCAGGTGCACGACGGCGACGGCATCGCCCTGGCCGAGGCGCTGGCCGCCTGGGGCCTGGACATCGCGCTGCTGCCGCGTGCGGCGCGCGCGCCGCAGGAGGTGCTGGCGTATCTGGAAGCGCATATCGAACAAGGGCCAGTGCTGGAAGCCGAGGGGCTGGCGTTGGGGGCGGTCAGCGGCATCGCCGCGCAGCGCCGCTACCGTGCGCTGCTGCTGGGCCGCGCCGGCCATGCCGGCACCACCCGCATGGACCTGCGCGCCGATGCGCTGGCCGCCTCCGCCGAGTGCGTGCTGGCGGTGGAGCAGGTGGCGCGCAGCGGCCCGGCGGACCTGGTGGCCACGGTCGGACGCCTACAGGTGGCGCCGGGCGCGGTCAACGTGGTGCCGGGGCGGGTCGAGTTCTCGATCGACGTGCGCGCCGGCACCGATGCCGTTCGCGATGCCGCGGCCGAGGCGATCGCGCAGCGCCTGTATGCGATCGCCGCCGCGCGCGGCGTGCAGTTGGAGTTGCAGTGCGTGCAGGACCTGCCGGCCAGTCCCTGCGCGCCGCGCCTGGTCGCGGCGCTGGAAACTGCCATCGCCGCGCAGGGCATCGCGCCGCGGCGGCTGGTGTCCGGTGCCGGCCACGACGCGATGGTGATGGCCGCGCTGTGCCCGACCGCGATGCTGTTCCTGCGCTGCGCCGGCGGCGTCAGCCACCACCCGGCCGAACGCGTGGATCCCGCCGACGCCGACCTGGCGGTGGCGGCGATGCTGCACTTCCTCGATTCCCTGGGAGACACCCTTGTCCGTTGAGCCGCTGTCCGCCGACCTGTTCGGCGAGATCGATCCGCCGCAACGCCTGCTGATGGGGCCGGGCCCGGTCAATGCGCATCCGCGCGTGCTGCGTGCGATGTCCGCGGACCTGCTCGGCCAGTTCGATCCGGAAATGACCGGCTACATGAACCAGGTGATGGCGCTGTACCGGCCATTGTTCGGCACCGAGAACCACTGG
This genomic stretch from Xanthomonas sacchari harbors:
- a CDS encoding ShlB/FhaC/HecB family hemolysin secretion/activation protein — protein: MTISCRPRPSTLANALFALPWAAGLALTLTCATALAQEAAPAAGITTNAAAPIAVQAIRVTGVGAHPRERIDPARLQALADARLRALGGGTLPARLSFAQLQQIADTLTQAYRDAGFLVARAYLPVQTLGPDQVVEIRVVEGRIGKITVEGARRYDDRLIASPALALQGQILRQQDLQSALLYARDLPGVSATSVLKPGANPGETDVVIQAREERPLQVSVGASNYGTPSIGRYRAQVGVDWNNPLGLGDHLSASYAYALDPANTWQGSLAYQVPIAGVDGLSASASYTRSVVNLDNGAFAALDIQGPTQQSALGLDWKFVNSDAWRVQSWLHLVKESSRLQGLGVLLSKQKFDVAELGTSVRHDDRRLHAIDLLQLSVRGALDDDSPQTDYLYARHDRHFTVARLSYTRLQGLTATQRLQLRVNGQYSDDTLTPLEQFSLGGPTSVRAFPLGAALGDRGFDSGLEYQVDAPGFASAASPFGGRAWGQLLTASVFYDYGRVYPNGANRAVYDSVTTFEGAGVGLSFRLPDWHGLSFDLAAAKPTGTTKPGDGKDVRYWARFGLTF
- a CDS encoding tetratricopeptide repeat protein, with protein sequence MHAGRDALMRASALVHAAMTDPQGGTAALMQAESLLLAALAAAPDDAALLTGLGAVQCDLGRYAEAVDALQRAVRLQSDDRHTYFNLGVALLNRGDGAQAMQRFRQAGTRAGLAATWEAYFDPQAQ
- a CDS encoding O-acetyl-ADP-ribose deacetylase, giving the protein MKIEIWQGDITQLDVDAIVNAANESLLGGGGVDGAIHRAAGPELLEECRRLPELKPGVRCPVGEVRATAGHRLKARHVLHTVGPVWRDGAHNEPALLANCYWRTLRLAEQMGLHSVAFPAISCGVYGYPLHQAARIAVAETDAWQRAHAVPKRIILVAYNDATAKAYRQALRDAQCATAA
- a CDS encoding gamma-glutamyltransferase family protein — translated: MLHTLRSRRGMVVAPHHLAAQAGRDVLRDGGTAVEAAVATAACLAVVYPHMTGIGGDGFWLIAEPDGRVHAIDACGRAAQGATLQHYAGQAAIPWRGPGAANTVAGTVSGWALALRQSEARLPLARLLDDAIQHAAAGVPVTLGGSAVAATKGAELRAQPGAYAAIFEAAGRPLREGELLRQPQLAATLQRLAAAGLDDFYRGALAADLAADLQALGSPLRAADLAAHQAEASVPLSVAVAGARLYNHAPPTQGLASLLILALFDRLAVDRADGYAHLHGLVEATKQAFLIRDAHVGDPAWMTLDAQALLDDAGALDAMAARIDPARALPWPQPSQAGDTVWFGAIDGAGRAVSCIQSTYFEFGSGLVLPRSGIVWQNRGCSFRLAADGWNALAPGRKPFHTLNPALARFDDGRLMAYGTMGGEGQPQTQAALFSRYARFGVPLQQAVSAPRWLLGRTWGEDSTTLKLEDRFDPAVVQALRAAGHVVELLPPFTAVMGHAGALVREADGTLSGASDPRSDGAVAGW
- a CDS encoding isoprenylcysteine carboxylmethyltransferase family protein; translated protein: MHERTDRTEQAPARAQARVPLLVRTTSPAHFLLALLLGASLQHALPLPLPQGAALAWLQLGGGVVALAGLLLACWCFVLFARDRTTLLPERAPSHLVCHGPYRLTRNPMYVSLTLSYLGLSVQIGWPWSALLLPLPLLALQWVVIPYEEARLRERFGSAYARYCTQVARWL
- a CDS encoding AtzE family amidohydrolase, encoding MQIPATWQAGIQRNAELLRGYAHLLQDFAAPPPPPASQEGGVVAPMVAATRADGSAARRHAQQALAQIDRGNAQLCAVTRPLPARAEADAARVQAALAGGGDGGALAGVPFVVKDLFDVAGLATTAGAALRADAAPATCDAAVLRRLTEAGAVLVGTANMDEFAYGFATVNAHYGTTTNPHDPQRLAGGSSGGSAAAVAARWVPFALGSDTNGSIRVPAALCGIYGLRPSHGSLAMDGVFPFVEAFDVVGPFATTVADLRVVYEAMRGQPLPSRDAVGLRVARLDGWFRRNLDPELDAGLAALHDALGGNAWRELPQAERARAAAFVMTAAEGGYRHRQALAAHGDRFDPATRDRLLAGLQLPAAAIADAQRFGAWFAEAMQRLWDEVDVLLAPATPCAAPRIDQETIQIDGAAVSARANLGVFTQPLGLARCPVLAAPLYRPGQLPLGVQLIAAPGREDRLFALAAQLERAGLIGATPPSLEPR
- a CDS encoding nucleoside hydrolase encodes the protein MPIASASTATIPRRRVILEDDIDGFTPAQLLLLQSPEVEVLGISVVSGNIWRDEALAHTRRLLEIAGRGEVPVLPGPVFPLLNSELATERWEALYGKLLWKGAWTRQWVEHDTVQSAPRYHAHDVVPDLPLGNPTVVQAASEPAALFMIRKVREFPGEVSIVATGPLTNLALAQRLDPEFASLAKELVYMGGSLNPRQRRDSVSAAQFAREFVNSPRREFNIRWDPEAASIVMRAPWRRMVMVPVDPSTATELTPQLLARMSAADTPIGHALRRREPGFPMWDELATAVWLRPELATVSETLYVDTNTEFGAGYGDILSWAPGYQPGLGEQAQQVVREVDVDAIEQLLVERLTAPQPPALGAPLPA
- a CDS encoding LysR family transcriptional regulator, with amino-acid sequence MLTFSRFTRYFMEVAHWRSIRRASEALHVSASAIDRQILKAEQELGVQLFERLPGGLRLTSAGELLLVDMRRWEKSYQRTLELFDELKGLRRGHVEIAMIDALSEGIVVDALAHLIDAHPGLTFNLQTEDNQKVADKVVAAEVDVGLLLDPVSGIDLEVVAFAEIPLGLCMPVGHPLSGRASLQLNDLLGEHRLLLPAAPLIVNEHAKAVYQRQHIDTRRCIRCNDVRTLRALVRQGVGVGLLSQLDVLADLADGRLAFVPLREGLARPMTLALCVAPQRQLSRAAQAMLKVLAPRVEAILEPRTGV
- a CDS encoding allantoate amidohydrolase; the protein is MASAGLRAVARCDALGVAPYSDTARGLFRGWLSPAHRAAVAAVAAWMGEAGLHTRIDPAGNLLGRYEGVVAQAPALLIGSHLDSVRDAGRYDGPLGIMLGIECVAALHAQGRRLPFAIEVIAFGDEEGSRFPASMLSSRAVAGTLDPAALQVHDGDGIALAEALAAWGLDIALLPRAARAPQEVLAYLEAHIEQGPVLEAEGLALGAVSGIAAQRRYRALLLGRAGHAGTTRMDLRADALAASAECVLAVEQVARSGPADLVATVGRLQVAPGAVNVVPGRVEFSIDVRAGTDAVRDAAAEAIAQRLYAIAAARGVQLELQCVQDLPASPCAPRLVAALETAIAAQGIAPRRLVSGAGHDAMVMAALCPTAMLFLRCAGGVSHHPAERVDPADADLAVAAMLHFLDSLGDTLVR